In Panthera leo isolate Ple1 chromosome E3, P.leo_Ple1_pat1.1, whole genome shotgun sequence, a genomic segment contains:
- the PPP1R35 gene encoding protein phosphatase 1 regulatory subunit 35 isoform X2: protein MMGCEEPGLELVEGEEAVAAPGPPPEPRAPEPRAPVPEPGLDLSLSLSPRSETPERPTCSPGRRKGRADRRGGARKGRQVRFRLAPLSPVRSEPLLAAAAPSEKLSAPQDLGAPAQQSSLALSLELQAARAAAEGQFDAAKAVEEQLRKSFQTRCGLEESVAEGATWARARHDHPL, encoded by the exons ATGATGGGCTGTGAGGAGCCAGGGCTGGAACTGGTCGAAGGGGAGGAGGCCGTGGCGGCCCCAGGGCCACCCCCGGAACCCCGCGCCCCGGAGCCCAGAGCCCCTGTTCCCGAGCCTGGCCTGGATTTGAGCCTGAGCCTGAGCCCGCGGTCCGAGACCCCCGAACGGCCGACCTGCAGCCCTGGGCGGCGGAAGGGGCGGGCGGACCGGCGGGGCGGGGCCCGCAAGGGGCGGCAG GTACGCTTTCGCTTGGCACCGCTCTCCCCTGTGCGGTCCGAGCCGCTGCTGGCCGCCGCCGCACCCAGCGAGAAGCTCTCGGCGCCGCAGGACCTGGGGGCGCCCGCGCAGCAGAGCAGCCTGGCGTTGAGTCTCGAGTTGCAGGCCGCGCGGGCTGCAGCCGAGGGCCAGTTCGATGCCGCGAAGGCCGTGGAGGAACAGCTGAGAAAGTCGTTCCAGACCCGCTGCGGCCTGGAGGAGAGCGTGGccgagg GAGCCACCTGGGCCAGGGCCAGACATGACCATCCTTTGTGA
- the PPP1R35 gene encoding protein phosphatase 1 regulatory subunit 35 isoform X1, with translation MMGCEEPGLELVEGEEAVAAPGPPPEPRAPEPRAPVPEPGLDLSLSLSPRSETPERPTCSPGRRKGRADRRGGARKGRQVRFRLAPLSPVRSEPLLAAAAPSEKLSAPQDLGAPAQQSSLALSLELQAARAAAEGQFDAAKAVEEQLRKSFQTRCGLEESVAEGLNVPRSKRLFRDLVSLQVPEEQVLNAALREKLALLPPQARAPPPKEPPGPGPDMTILCDPETLFYESPHLTVDGLPPLRLQLRPRPSEDTFLMHRTLRRWEA, from the exons ATGATGGGCTGTGAGGAGCCAGGGCTGGAACTGGTCGAAGGGGAGGAGGCCGTGGCGGCCCCAGGGCCACCCCCGGAACCCCGCGCCCCGGAGCCCAGAGCCCCTGTTCCCGAGCCTGGCCTGGATTTGAGCCTGAGCCTGAGCCCGCGGTCCGAGACCCCCGAACGGCCGACCTGCAGCCCTGGGCGGCGGAAGGGGCGGGCGGACCGGCGGGGCGGGGCCCGCAAGGGGCGGCAG GTACGCTTTCGCTTGGCACCGCTCTCCCCTGTGCGGTCCGAGCCGCTGCTGGCCGCCGCCGCACCCAGCGAGAAGCTCTCGGCGCCGCAGGACCTGGGGGCGCCCGCGCAGCAGAGCAGCCTGGCGTTGAGTCTCGAGTTGCAGGCCGCGCGGGCTGCAGCCGAGGGCCAGTTCGATGCCGCGAAGGCCGTGGAGGAACAGCTGAGAAAGTCGTTCCAGACCCGCTGCGGCCTGGAGGAGAGCGTGGccgagg GGCTGAACGTGCCGCGCTCCAAGCGGCTCTTCCGAGACCTGGTGAGCCTGCAGGTGCCGGAGGAACAGGTTCTGAACGCGGCGCTGAGGGAGAAACTGGCGCTCCTACCACCGCAGGCCCGAGCCCCGCCCCCAAAG GAGCCACCTGGGCCAGGGCCAGACATGACCATCCTTTGTGACccagaaacattattttatgAGTCTCCACACCTGACCGTGGACGGTCTGCCTCCTCTGCGTCTCCAACTCCGGCCCCGCCCTTCAGAAGATACCTTCCTCATGCACCGGACACTGAGGCGATGGGAAGCGTAG